The Caloenas nicobarica isolate bCalNic1 chromosome 33, bCalNic1.hap1, whole genome shotgun sequence genome contains the following window.
TGGAGTTCGATTAAATCCAGGCTGTGACCTGGCCCAGGACGTGGATCAATTCAACGATCGTTAAGATCCTGCCTAGAGACAACCCAAATTCTTCTCATGTAGATCAGGCATCGCAACCTCAGGGTACGCAGAAGTGGTCCGTGCGCTAGATCGGGAATGTAACCGCTATTTTCCCCCCAGTGCTCCAGTTTGGAGACGGCCATCGCCGAAGCCGAGCAGCGCGGGGAGGTGGCTGTAAAGGACGCCAGGGCCAAGCTGGCCGAGCTGGAGACAGCCCTGCAACAGGCCAAGGCCGACCTGGCCCGGCAGCTGCGCGAGTACCAGGAGCTCATGAACGTCAAGCTGGCCCTGGACATCGAGATCGCGACCTACAGGAAGCTGCTGGAGGGcgaggagagcaggtgggggcATCTCCCATCCCCGTTTCCAGAGCTGCGACGGAGTCGCAGACCCTTGGCAGGTTTAGAAGAGACCCCTGGGCTTCCCACATTCTGAATCCTGTTTAAAGGCAAGCGATTGCCCACGAAGATGAGATAATTGGGAAATTCACCTTTTGTGCAAACTTGCCACTAACAACATTCCAAGGAAATTCTCCTGCCTTTtcaaccagctcctgtgcacgAGTTCTCCTTGAATTCTTACTGTGCCATTTTGCTCCCTAACAGGCTCTCTGGAGAAGCTGCCAGTGCAGTGAATATCTGTAAGTAACTTTTAAAGAGCCTATGGCGACCTGTCCATGTATCTCCCTGAGGCTCAGAGCCCACTGCCTGTGGCCGCCTCTGCAGAGGGtgttttctcctgcagctgtgACCAGAACGGCCGCAGGAGCCGGTTACGGAGGTGGGAACTGTCTGAACTTCGGAGGCGGCAGCGGCGTTGGGGGTGGAATCTGTGCTGCAGGAACCAGCTCCGGCAGCGGACAAGGCGCCGCCAGGTCGTGCGTGGTCGGTGGCAGCAGTTCCAGCGTTAAATACGTCTCCACCACCTCTTCAAGCAAGCGATGCTATTAAAGCCGGACATCAGCACCGTGCCGAGTTTCCGCGTGTGTTGTGTGCAATCCTCACCCTGTTACTCGCACAAGATGTGGAAGTCAGAGCTGTCTGTCcttatttatataaaacatcTCATGCTCCTGTTTGTTCCCTCCGAAATCCTCATTTCCCAGTGTTTACCTAATAAAGGCACATGGAGTTAATTCTGTCGCATCCTCCTTTTAATTCCAATTTCTAGGAGTGGCTGGCATAGCAGAGTAGAGCTGAAGGTGATCATGAATCAGACACACACGAGTTGAgatctttccttcctctgcaccCCCGGACACCTCATATGCAACAGGAACAGCTGGATGTTCCATTCACATTTGTGTGAGACAAGGTATTTTAGCATCAGCATCTTCCACAGGATGGGAAAATATCTACTCTTCCTAGTAGGCACTAGAGAAAACACCCTCTGTCTTAATTTCTGCGTTACAGCACCTCAGCGTTTTCATGCCCAAACCCCTGTAATATTTCGAGGTTTTACGTGACGAATCATTTAAGGAAATAAATCCAGCTTTTTCTCAAGAAAGCAAGAATTTCAGCTCACGCTGTTCTGTACATGCACTAGGTGCAGAGACTAATAAAATGCCGTCACTGCCATaattagaaatggaaaaggcCCTTTAAACCCCCAAACTCAACCTCTTTGGGAAGAATAACGTCCTTGGACCCAGGCTGTGAGGCAGATGAAGCCcctgaggggaaggaagggcCCGTTCAGCTCAGCTCCTCACTCTCAGGCTGTTAGGAGCTGGTGTTCCCTCTCTCATCCACTCTCGAAAAACATCTATGAAGCACTAGTGTCTGCTACCGTGCCCACGAGGGATGCAGCGCTTAATGGATGAGAATAAGTAGAGAGCTTAAATTGTCGATCTGGAACCAGAAAAACAAGAGCTGAGCGCAGGCTGCAATTCAAAACAAGGACACGCGCGCGCGCGCTGCCAAAACCCCTCTGCTCTGGCTGTCCTGGGAGACGCTGTgtctgccacctcctgccacctccACCGGCAGAGCCTCCAGCCCCCGCACAGCTCGGAACAGAAAGGGCTGCCTTGGGGCAGAGAAATCATCACCCACACTCGCCTTCGAGACTTCTTTTGTGGTTCTCTGTGCCTTAGAAAAGAAACgttcaacagaagaaaaatctgcatcTGACATAAAGCGGCAAATATTCCTTCTGGCTCCAGACCGGGGGATTTTTGGGCAAAAGGTCAATGACATCACACACATTGCTGGGCAGGGAGCATCACGTTGCACTGTGGCAACGATGCCTACACCCGCCCAAGGCACGTTGCTGCTTCTGGCCCCATCTCCTCGGAATTTGTTCTTCTtaccttcatttattttaaactttgcaGATCCCATAGTCTTCTTCCTAATGCTTCACTCTTCTGAGTCAAATACTAATCCATACGGCAACTGCAATTAGAAATCAGACATATgccaaattaattttccccttcTATGTGGCTAAGAGCTTAGAGACCCACAAATCTATATACAGGCTGGGACTTAATGGAAATGATTTTCAGGGTTGGATACTCCTGATGTGAAGAAATCTTCCCCCATGAAAGGCCGATGTTTTATTAGCTGCACGGACTCCTGCCTTTGAACTCCTGCCTTTCATCTGCCCTGTTTAATCGTTCCATTGGAGCTGGGCATCGCTCCACGGCTGGCGCTGCTTTTCAGCCTTTCCCAGGAGCAGGACCGTGCGCTGCTGCTCATCCCAACCGCGGGCTTCCCTTGCCCAAGCCGTTGTCCCTGCTCatccctgtctgtccccagctgtcccaaAGCCACGGCAGGAGCCGGCGGCAGGTCCCGGCTGTCCTAAGCCAGGCGTGGTGGCGGCGAGCTCGGCGCGGCTCCACCCAGCCCTCCCGGCCTGAGAAACCCAGCACAAGGCTCCGTTCGCAGCcggagctgctggaggatgGAACGTGCCTCTAATGAGGGCCCGCGCTCTCCTTGACGCCTCCgccccccgcccagccccggggGGCTGTCTTTCTATCACAATCGGTGAGATCTATATATAATAACACTATGTATAATCCATACGCTGACCTAGCAAGGACAGACGTGTGTTGTAGGGCAgctgtttttgttgtttcctcCAAAGATCGGTGGCAAACGCCCCTGGGAAGCAACTCTTTAGTGTCTCCACGAGCACCCTGCAATGAATGCGGGGAGGACGGGTGGGCCATGGTACAGAAGCTGCCACGGCACCTTCATCTCCCCTTCCCAACACGAACAAAGAGGAGATCAACGAGATCAACAAGCACACGACTGCAGAGAATAACTTGGTGCTGCTGAAGAAGGCGCCAACAACAAAGAAGGGACACactttttaaaggcaaaaggcatTTGAATGCAAATAAGCCTTTTCATCCCGCAGTGCCAAGCTGGGCAAAGCACTTAGCAAAGGTGGAGTCATCGCTCCTTGAAGCAGAAACACCCAGGTGTGCCAGCATGTCAGCTCTTGGCAGCAGCTCGTTCTCgttgcagaagaaaatttcaTCCAAAATTCAGGTGAGTCTTGGTCCCCCCGGTACCAGATGAGATCGGGGTCGCACACACCTTGTCCTCACTCCAGTACATGCTCTGCCACTTCTACAGCCCTCCTCTATTTACTCCCACCCAGGCCCACCTGCACACAGGCAGATTCAAGAGCTCGGAACTATTCAAAGCACATGCAAATAAGCAGCAGTAATGAAAACTTCTCACCTGCAGAGATGCAAACAGAAGAGGCATCGCTGAGGCTGAGGAGCACGCCGTTGTCAAGGACGCTGAGCGCAAACTCCCTGAGCTGGGGGTTTCCCTGCAAAAGGTGAAGCAGAATGTGGTCCATGAGCACCAGGAGCTCACGAATGTTAGACGGGCCCTGGACACGGAGATCACAacctgcagggagctgctggtggagaAGAGAGCAGGTGGGTGCAGGTACGATCCTGCAGGACGCTTGTGAGGAAGAAATACTCATAGTCACACACATAAACCCCCCACCACCCTCCGCAGCCGCCCCAAGGAGCCGTCACCTCTGTAATTGCAGTGAATGCCACCGAGACCCCGTGTCCTAAAAGGTGACGCTTGCCAAAGCACTTTCCAGCATTTATGGACCCAAACGCCTGACGAAGTCAAAAGCTCCTCACACACTCAGGCACTTTGGTTTTCCCCCAAATGGAAGACCTCGTATGGATAAAGATGATCTCTTGTGTAGCCTCAGGGCTTGTCAAGCCAAAGGCTCGGCCACCGCCACCTTTGTCAGTCCAGCCGAAACGCCTGGGTACCTATTCACACATGAGTTAATTGAGGGGACTGAGCAAAAGCCCTTGACCAGGACTTGTTCATGCTTCCACACGCATCCAAGGCTgctcaaaacatattttttgcaTCAGTTCAACACCACACtcagctgcctttccctgttGCAGCTTCATCCGCTGCCCCCCTCTCCTTTTGCAGCTTTCTGCAACCCCTGTCCTCGGATTTCAGCCCAGAAGTGCTAAACAGCTGCATGTGGTGTCCACTGTCTCATCAAGAGCGGAATGCGCTTCCTAGGGTGACAATGTGGAGAGAAGAGATGCAGCCAGAGAGCCAGAAAATACAACTATGGTCTGGAGCAACGTGCTCTGACACACGAAGCTTGAGGAGAGTCACCAGATTAAGGCCAGATCTTCCCACGTCCCATTGCTCGAAGGATGTTTGCGAGCCCTGGAGCCGAAGCATCCAAGAGTTCCCAGATCCCTCCAGCAAAGctataattttgctttgcaaTTGCAACCAACCACCGaacagggaagaggaaagaaacgCTGTAAACAAACCCAAATCATTCGTTTGAAACTCCTACCCTGCCCCTACGAAACACGCCGCCCTCCCACACAGCACCGCGGGCCCAGCACCAGCGCTGGCCTTCCAGGAACGGGGACACACGCGTGAGCGGCGCCGACGCCGCGGGGAGGGCGACGGAccagcccggccctgccccgaACCGGTGGGAAACAACCTCCGCGCCGAGGGACGGGGAGGAGGAGACGCCGCTTTGCGGAGGATCTGGCTAACAAGGGTGTCTGCAAAAGCTACTGCGTGCCAAGCATCGGTTTCGATTTCAACTCATCGGCAATTCCCCCCAAATAAATCATCATACCATGATGGAAAACACATCAGCAATCTGCACAGAAATCCCCTTGAGCAAGAGATTTGGCCCCACTGGCATTAAAATGCATTGGTTTTTTTATGGACAGAACCAACAAAACTTGGTCATTTCCCACTAACCTGCCTGCAAGACTTGGTTCATTCATTCTCAGGAAATCCACGCTTGTTACTGCTGGTTTGTATCAAACAGCAGGTTGAATCACACCCTCCTCCATGGCTCTTACTTGCAAGCTGAGGTACCAGCAAAACATAAATATCTCCTTGCATAGAAAAGCAGTTTACATTTCCAAAGTCTCAGTTCCACTTCACGCAACCTATAAAAAGGGAACACACAATTTTTAGGGTGTCTCCTGAAAATTCACCCACGCAGCTCCCctaatttttgttgctgttacgCAAGACCCAAACATGACCCTTCTGACTTAACTGCATTCTTCAGACCTTTCTGGGGCAGAGGAGCTGCCGCTGTCTCTGGTGGTGAGCACGGCATATGCTAAGCAGTTCGCATCCTTTGCATCACATTCATTTTGTGGAAGTTCCACGCAGCCTCGCCCTGTTTTCCAggcaaataaaaggaagaaggtGCTGCAGTGCGGTCAGAGGGAGCTGCACCCCGAACCCGCTCCCAGCACGTTGCCGGCACCATCCCtctcccaccaccaccatgTCCCGCTGCTCCCGCAGCGTCGGCTCCGGCCGCACTGGCGGGAATTTCGGCTCTTCCTCTGTAGCTCTTCCCCGGAATCGCCGCAGTTCCAGCGCTGCCTCGTGTCACCGGGGCGGTGCCGTGGGCTACCGCGGCGGTGCCGTGGGCTACCGCGGCGtgggctgctccagcagcaggagtcTGGACGGCTCAGCACGCTCCATGCCCacgggagctgctgggagctgttctCCTCCGAGACACGGATACGGCTTCGGTGCGGCCGGCACGGGGCTCGGCTGCAGAGGCGCTGGCTTCGGCTACAGGGCTGGGGGGCCGTCCAGGCCACGCACCATCGCGCCCATCACCATCAACGAGCAGCTGCTCCAACCGCTCTGCCTGCAACTCAATGCCAACGTGCAGGCAGTGAAGCACCAAGAGAAGGAGCAGATCAAGACCCTCAACAACAAATTCGCTTCTTTCATCGACAAGGTGAGCTGagaaccctccccagccccagctgcaggcGCTGGGGTCCAGCTGAGGAGCCCAGCATGGAATCCTTGTAGGACAACTCGGTTTAGACATTGAGGGCAACTCACATAAAGTGCCAGTTGAGCGCCACGGTTTATGAGCCACTTCAGTGCGCAGGAACTATTGCTCTGATCTCTAGGCCTGAGCGCAGGTCAGGAACAAGCTAAAACCAGTTTCATCAGCCTTCTAGATCCTTCCCGCTCCTCTCTGCACATCCCAAATTTACGGCAAATCTCTCATTTCTGGAAGTGATTAGTTTTTTGTGCATTTTGACACAGGTGGCCCAGCAACAGCCTACACGCCCGAGCAGGTTGGAGTAGGAAATGCTGTGTTCACACGTAGCAAGAACAGGAACATGCATTTCACCGCTGTCGCACGGACACTGGCTCTCTCTTAACCCTCATCttgtttcccattttcctttctggGATTCAGGTTCGACTACTGGAACAGCAGAACAAGGTCCTGGAGACCAAGTGGAGCTTTCTGCAGGGTCAGAAACCCCCCAGGAACAGCGTTGTGCCCGTGCTCGAGGTGTTTATCGGGCACCTGAAGAAGCAGCTGGAAGCGCTGGGgtgcgacagagcccagttagAGACGGACctgaaagcagcacagcaggttttggaaaacaacaagaaaatgtaAGTAAAAAACAGAGAAACGGGAGCACGGGGCTCAAAATGTTCGAGATTTGTAAAAAGGCAGAGACCATGAACTTTTCGTGGTAGCATATGGCTCCCAGAGAACTAGTAGGTAGATGGAGAGATCTACCAGGGTTTCAGGATATAACATTAACAGAGACGGAGGAAACAGAGGGTGTCCCTCTTCCAagttctctttctctccttcctgatTCATTTTGAAACGTTCGGCAGCTATTTGCTGTCACACAGGTCCAATGAAAACAGTTCCGCTGCAAATACATAAAGACGCAGAAACCTCTCTGCAAATATATGAGGAGTTTCACTTCTtgaaagaaacccaaacaaagaTGTAATTGTGCTGAACTCCAACAAAAATCTCTCATTTTCCCACGCAGGTACAAGGACGAACGCAGCCAGCGGCCACGCACCGAGAGCGAGTTTATTGCCCTGAAGAAGGTGAGCAAGGGGCTGTTTGAACTCTCTGGGTTCAGGTCTTCGGGGTGCACGCGGTGATTTATTTCCCCAAAGCAGCACACAAAACAAGTACGAGCAGGAGTTGCTGCTTGGGTTTGCTTGAACTCAGATCAGTAGCAGCTGCGTAATTGGGAGCTGGCGCGCGGTCACGGCACCGAAAGTCCCTCACCCCAAGGGGAGCCCCGTGTCTGCTCTTGCTAACAAACTTCCTCCTTCCATCCCCAACGCGTCTCCAGGACGCggactgttttttcttaaacaaagcGGAGCTGGAGGCCAAGCTGGAAAGCCTGAAAGAAGAGGTTGGATTCCTGAGAACGTTCTATGAAGAGGTAAGAAGCCTCCCTGGTGCTCCAGCCATCATTTCACTTCCCAGCTGGATTTTGAAGCTGCTGGTCCCAGAggatgggggaagagggggTGACACAGGGCAGCAGTCACCGCTTGTGGTGTTTTCATCTCTGCTCGGTCCCTACAAAGCGGGACAAAGCTGCACAGCGTGGGTCACAGCAGCTCGGGGCCGGACCAGCATCTCTGACCAGCTCAACCCTGTGTCCTCACCAGGAAACCCGGCAGCTGCGGGCGAACATCTCGGAGACTTCAGTGGTGGTGCAGATGGACAACAGTCGAGATCTCGACCTGGGCGGCATCACTGCAGACGTCAGGGCTCAGTACGAGGACATTGCCCGCAGGAGCCGGGCAGAAGCGCAGGCCTGGTACGAAAGCAAGGTGAGAAAACCTGGCACAGGGAGGCGTTGGTGCAGTTTCTCCCTTCAAACCAACTTCAGACCCAGAGAAATGCTCCCCCACTCTCCTGATGTGCTCCGATTGTGTGGGTTTGGGATATGCAGTGGTgtcttttgggctttttttagtTTGAGGAGCTGCGAGTGACTGCAGGCAGAAACGCCGCCAGCCTGCAGGAGACAAAAGCCAAGATCGCCAAGCTGACACGGAGAGTCCAGGCACTGAGCAGAGACCTCCGCGGTGCCAAGGACCAGGTGAGCACAGCCGGGGCTGGCTGTTTCACAACCACGCTTTAAACCCATCTCTCGATAAAACATCACGCTTGAGGACAGCAAGAGACAGCTAAGACTGACCATGTCTCGCTTCTCGCAGCGCTGCAGGCTGGAGGACGCCGTGGCCGACGCTGAGCGGCGTGGGGAAACGGCCGTCGAGGATGCAAAGCACAAGCTGGCCGAGCTGGagacagccctgcagcagagcaaggcGGAGCTCACCCAGCAGCTGCGCGACTACCAGGAGCTCACCAACATCAGGCTGGCCCTGGACATCGAGATCGTCACCTATAagaagctgctggagggcgaggagagcaggtgggtgacagcccagggctgcacaAGCTGCTGTAGATGCACGTGGTGAAAGAACAACCAACCGGGCAGCGCTGTTTTGGAGCTGCCAGTCCTGATGCGGATCAATTCCTCCCGTCAGTCCTAACTGACCTCCACCAGCGCAAACCCACCCAAACAGCCTCCAAACAGCAGGAGACGAGCTCCCATTTGAGGCTAAAGGGCTTTGCATTTGAGGACAGACTGATTATGTGCAACCTTTTCCCATTCTCCACAggctctgtgcagaaggcagcttCCCCGTTGGCATCCGTAAGTTGGAGCGGTCACCTTCTACTAAACTCAGGCACCTGCTGCCTTTTCTCCGGGAAACTCCCCAAGCTGACACTCGGCTTTACTCTGCTTTTCGCGGCCGTTTGCCGCTCGCAGGGAGGTCTCACCCACCCAGAGCCCGGCTTTCCAAGTGCCCACGTGTCCCCCAACAGAACCCCGTGCTGGAGCATCACGGGGGTCACGGCGGGGAGCTGTGGGGAcggcaggggcagcaggagctccCTCGGGAAGGTGCCGTCCACGAGCAAGTCTGTCAGGAGCACCGCGT
Protein-coding sequences here:
- the LOC136000631 gene encoding keratin, type II cytoskeletal cochleal-like, whose product is MSRCSRSVGSGRTGGNFGSSSVALPRNRRSSSAASCHRGGAVGYRGGAVGYRGVGCSSSRSLDGSARSMPTGAAGSCSPPRHGYGFGAAGTGLGCRGAGFGYRAGGPSRPRTIAPITINEQLLQPLCLQLNANVQAVKHQEKEQIKTLNNKFASFIDKVRLLEQQNKVLETKWSFLQGQKPPRNSVVPVLEVFIGHLKKQLEALGCDRAQLETDLKAAQQVLENNKKMYKDERSQRPRTESEFIALKKDADCFFLNKAELEAKLESLKEEVGFLRTFYEEETRQLRANISETSVVVQMDNSRDLDLGGITADVRAQYEDIARRSRAEAQAWYESKFEELRVTAGRNAASLQETKAKIAKLTRRVQALSRDLRGAKDQRCRLEDAVADAERRGETAVEDAKHKLAELETALQQSKAELTQQLRDYQELTNIRLALDIEIVTYKKLLEGEESRLCAEGSFPVGIPVCRSQGGLTHPEPGFPSAHVSPNRTPCWSITGVTAGSCGDGRGSRSSLGKVPSTSKSVRSTA